A window of Flavobacterium flavigenum contains these coding sequences:
- a CDS encoding helix-turn-helix domain-containing protein, which translates to MNEIDFNEERIKFGKHVLKLRRKIKSVEYKNRSISQQELADNSEYITKKTLGQIERGEVNFQFETLVALAHVLKVSLKELLDY; encoded by the coding sequence ATGAATGAAATTGACTTTAACGAGGAAAGAATAAAATTTGGGAAACATGTTTTGAAACTAAGACGAAAAATTAAAAGCGTCGAATACAAAAACAGATCGATTTCGCAACAAGAGCTTGCGGATAATAGTGAATATATAACCAAAAAGACTCTTGGACAAATCGAGCGAGGTGAAGTAAATTTTCAATTTGAAACATTAGTAGCTTTAGCTCATGTATTAAAAGTTTCATTAAAAGAACTTCTAGATTACTAA
- a CDS encoding DUF6520 family protein, translating to MKTKFLKLYVSAAVFVFAVMGAFATNIESSNKKTNTTNIPGYVRNGNVCEVVALCSDQPGPNCTSPSNQQAFDYDSVENECIIPLSRAQ from the coding sequence ATGAAAACTAAATTTTTAAAACTGTATGTATCCGCAGCAGTTTTTGTTTTTGCTGTTATGGGAGCTTTTGCAACTAATATTGAAAGTTCAAACAAAAAAACAAATACAACAAATATACCAGGGTATGTACGAAACGGAAATGTGTGTGAGGTAGTGGCACTTTGTAGTGACCAGCCAGGACCTAACTGTACCTCACCATCTAATCAACAGGCATTCGATTATGATTCTGTTGAAAATGAATGTATAATTCCATTGTCCAGAGCACAATAA
- a CDS encoding SusC/RagA family TonB-linked outer membrane protein, producing MNYFSFYKGGKVLYCLFFMGLVLSFSSSLARNYSRSFSLFFQHHKVQGVITDGITPLPGVTISVKGRTDTAAITDYSGNYVISASANDTLTVSFIGFKTKHIPVSGRSRIDIVLQFDITTLQEVRVNAGYYSVKESERTGSIARITSKDIENQPVTNVLATMQGRMAGVSISQDSGLPGGNFNIQIRGQNSLRSDGNAPLYVINGTPFSSEPIGSSQTSTFSPGLTSPLNSINPDDIESIEVLKDADATAIYGSRGANGVVLITTKKGKEGKTRFSINYSGGIGKVTKRLDLMKTPQYLQMRREAYNNDGFSMPPASAYDVNGVWNQNRNTDWQEVLIGGAADITNLQTTLSGGSSQTQFLLSGNYHKEGTVFPGDFVYNKGNFNFNINHSSNDKKFKINFNTAYTSQKNDQPWSDLTREAMTLAPNAPPLYDSDGNLNWSNGTFENPLRNFEAKFITKTGSLLANAFLSYEIMEGFELKSNFGFNDLNHAETRTFPSTIYNPSFNIGPASSALFLNNTQRQSWIIEPQINWKSRLNNFSLEVILGGTFQNQTTDKLVQRGLGFTSNNLIYDLASATSKIIYSNEEILYKYQAFFGRVNLNWKERYILNLTARRDGSSRFSPENQYANFGAVGFAWLFHKEPAFSNLFSFISFGKLRSSYGTTGSDQIGDYQFLNTYSSVSTNYQGLTGLQPSRLYNPNFGWEINKKFETALELGTLQDRIFLTAAYYQNRSSNQLVGIPLPGTTGFVSIQSNLDAVVQNSGFELTLRTENIKKDKLGWITNFNITVPRNKLISFPGLAGSTYANQYVIGQPLNIQKVYKYKNVNPQSGIYDFEDFNNDGIISAPADRSIVKNLSPKFFAGLQNQLNYKNFQLDFLFQLVEQDNWNWSNSQGVPGAGPNQAAALGNQWQKIGDISTYQKFTTGTNAQALDAYYKYSLSDAAISDASYIRLKNVSISYNLPNRFAGSMQLKIFMEAQNLLTFTKYQGADPEFKFTGYLPPLKVITTGIQLNF from the coding sequence ATGAATTATTTTTCATTTTACAAGGGTGGGAAAGTGCTTTATTGCCTATTTTTTATGGGACTTGTATTGTCTTTCTCATCTTCTTTAGCACGAAATTACAGTCGGAGTTTCAGTTTATTTTTTCAGCATCATAAAGTCCAGGGTGTTATCACTGACGGCATTACTCCGCTGCCTGGTGTTACTATTTCAGTCAAAGGCAGGACAGATACCGCGGCTATAACAGATTATTCCGGAAATTATGTAATTTCTGCTAGTGCTAATGATACTCTTACAGTCTCTTTTATAGGCTTTAAAACTAAACATATTCCTGTTTCGGGACGATCCAGGATAGACATTGTGCTTCAGTTCGATATAACAACATTGCAGGAAGTCCGGGTTAATGCTGGTTATTATTCCGTAAAGGAAAGTGAGCGGACTGGGAGTATTGCCAGGATAACCTCGAAAGACATAGAAAACCAGCCGGTTACAAATGTGCTTGCCACCATGCAGGGCAGGATGGCAGGAGTCAGTATCTCACAGGATTCAGGTCTCCCGGGAGGTAATTTTAATATTCAGATTAGAGGCCAGAATAGTTTGAGGAGCGATGGAAATGCCCCTTTGTATGTTATAAATGGTACCCCTTTTTCATCTGAGCCCATTGGCTCATCGCAGACTTCCACTTTTTCGCCGGGACTTACCAGTCCGCTAAACAGCATAAACCCTGATGACATTGAGAGCATTGAAGTTTTAAAAGATGCTGATGCAACTGCAATTTACGGTTCGCGGGGAGCAAATGGAGTCGTGCTTATTACCACTAAAAAAGGCAAAGAAGGTAAAACGAGATTCAGCATAAACTACTCTGGCGGAATAGGTAAAGTAACAAAGAGACTTGATTTAATGAAAACTCCGCAATATTTACAAATGCGTCGAGAAGCATATAATAATGACGGTTTTTCAATGCCTCCTGCGTCTGCTTATGATGTGAATGGTGTATGGAATCAGAATAGAAATACAGATTGGCAGGAAGTACTAATAGGAGGTGCGGCCGACATTACGAACTTACAGACGACTCTGTCTGGTGGATCATCTCAGACACAATTTTTATTGAGTGGAAATTATCATAAGGAAGGAACTGTCTTTCCTGGTGACTTTGTGTACAATAAAGGCAATTTTAATTTCAACATAAACCACAGCTCGAACGATAAAAAATTTAAAATTAATTTTAACACAGCATATACCTCTCAAAAAAATGATCAGCCTTGGAGTGATTTGACAAGGGAAGCCATGACTTTGGCTCCGAATGCTCCGCCCTTATATGATTCAGATGGGAATCTAAACTGGTCGAATGGAACCTTTGAAAATCCGCTGAGGAATTTTGAAGCCAAATTTATTACTAAGACGGGTTCCTTGCTCGCCAATGCATTTCTTTCGTACGAAATTATGGAGGGCTTCGAGTTAAAATCAAATTTTGGATTTAATGATCTGAACCATGCTGAAACTAGAACTTTTCCATCTACCATTTACAATCCGTCGTTCAATATTGGACCAGCCAGTTCAGCATTATTTCTAAATAATACCCAGAGGCAGTCATGGATAATTGAACCTCAGATTAATTGGAAAAGCAGATTAAATAATTTTAGTCTCGAAGTTATTCTAGGAGGAACTTTCCAAAATCAGACAACAGATAAACTGGTTCAGAGAGGACTCGGTTTTACAAGCAATAATCTCATATATGACCTTGCTTCGGCAACATCAAAAATTATTTACAGCAACGAAGAGATTCTGTATAAATATCAGGCATTTTTTGGAAGAGTGAACCTGAACTGGAAAGAACGGTACATTTTAAATTTAACCGCTAGAAGGGACGGTTCCAGCAGATTTTCACCTGAAAACCAATACGCAAATTTTGGAGCAGTAGGTTTTGCATGGCTTTTTCATAAAGAACCTGCCTTTAGTAATCTATTTTCTTTTATAAGTTTTGGAAAACTGCGATCAAGTTACGGAACAACAGGAAGTGACCAGATTGGAGATTATCAGTTTCTTAATACTTACAGCTCAGTTTCAACTAATTATCAGGGATTGACTGGCCTGCAGCCGAGCCGATTATATAATCCAAACTTCGGATGGGAAATAAATAAAAAATTTGAAACCGCTCTGGAATTAGGCACACTGCAGGACAGAATATTTCTTACTGCGGCATATTACCAAAACCGGTCATCAAACCAGCTCGTCGGAATCCCGCTTCCCGGTACAACGGGATTCGTCTCTATCCAGTCAAATCTTGATGCAGTGGTCCAGAACTCAGGATTTGAATTAACCTTGCGCACTGAAAATATAAAAAAAGATAAGCTGGGCTGGATTACAAATTTTAATATTACTGTGCCCCGCAACAAACTAATAAGTTTTCCCGGACTTGCAGGTTCTACATATGCAAATCAATATGTAATCGGACAGCCTTTGAATATCCAGAAAGTTTATAAGTATAAGAACGTTAACCCGCAGAGCGGTATATATGATTTTGAAGATTTCAATAATGATGGAATAATTTCAGCACCAGCCGATAGAAGCATTGTGAAAAATTTAAGTCCAAAATTTTTCGCCGGATTACAAAATCAGCTTAACTATAAAAATTTTCAGCTTGATTTTCTTTTTCAGCTTGTAGAACAGGATAACTGGAACTGGTCAAACAGTCAGGGGGTTCCAGGAGCGGGACCTAATCAGGCTGCGGCTCTGGGAAATCAGTGGCAGAAAATTGGAGACATTTCCACGTATCAGAAATTTACTACCGGAACTAATGCTCAGGCATTGGATGCTTATTATAAATATTCATTAAGCGATGCGGCCATTAGTGATGCGTCTTACATTCGTCTGAAAAATGTTTCAATCTCTTATAATCTGCCAAATCGATTTGCAGGCAGTATGCAGTTAAAGATATTTATGGAAGCACAAAACCTGCTCACCTTTACGAAATATCAGGGTGCTGATCCAGAATTTAAATTTACGGGTTATCTGCCTCCCTTAAAAGTTATTACCACCGGAATTCAGCTTAATTTCTAA
- a CDS encoding lysozyme inhibitor LprI family protein — protein sequence MELRANFQNIKRMTAKRKTQLFITCSAILVGLIHLFFPSLKIDAIFITLIIVAIVPWLEPLLKSVELPGGLKVEFQDLKKIEDEAKKAGLIKPENKHAELDTDTNANVDTYSFIEIAEKNQELALVGFRIEVEKRLRNLADKYSIESNKFSITKLIEALNNKEIITKAEAKSLKDIIHTLNYAAHGMDYDIRNANWVIENGPKILESLDEKLENRSGRFSVGHSNEKEHWIDKSFNNCEWETNYEWGECIKSHSELWNKEMNNLYQSLLKKLPEQQKEKLIATQQNWEKQLEIEKDFLYSFEDLQFKIGREGMFVTATNFMNKIRERSLELEEILNRLID from the coding sequence ATGGAATTAAGGGCAAATTTTCAAAACATCAAAAGAATGACCGCAAAAAGGAAAACGCAATTATTTATTACCTGCTCAGCAATTCTTGTTGGATTAATACACTTATTTTTTCCTTCACTGAAAATCGATGCCATTTTTATAACATTAATAATTGTTGCAATTGTTCCTTGGTTGGAGCCTTTACTAAAATCAGTTGAGCTTCCAGGGGGACTCAAAGTTGAATTTCAAGACCTAAAAAAAATCGAAGATGAAGCTAAAAAAGCTGGTTTAATTAAGCCTGAAAATAAGCATGCCGAATTAGATACTGACACTAACGCAAATGTAGATACATATTCGTTCATTGAAATTGCTGAAAAGAATCAGGAATTAGCGTTGGTTGGTTTTAGGATTGAAGTTGAAAAAAGGTTAAGAAACTTAGCCGATAAATACAGCATTGAAAGTAATAAATTTTCAATAACAAAGCTTATCGAAGCTTTAAATAATAAAGAAATAATAACAAAAGCAGAAGCCAAATCTTTAAAAGATATTATACATACCTTAAATTATGCAGCGCATGGAATGGATTATGATATACGAAATGCAAATTGGGTGATAGAAAATGGTCCAAAAATATTAGAAAGTTTAGATGAAAAACTCGAAAATAGAAGCGGTAGATTTTCAGTAGGACATAGCAACGAAAAGGAACATTGGATTGATAAATCTTTTAATAACTGTGAATGGGAAACTAATTATGAATGGGGAGAATGCATAAAAAGTCATTCTGAACTTTGGAATAAAGAAATGAATAATCTTTACCAATCTTTATTAAAGAAGTTACCAGAACAACAGAAAGAGAAACTTATTGCAACTCAACAGAACTGGGAAAAGCAGTTAGAAATAGAAAAGGACTTTCTTTATTCTTTTGAAGATTTACAATTTAAGATTGGAAGAGAAGGAATGTTTGTAACAGCGACAAACTTTATGAATAAAATTAGAGAAAGAAGTCTAGAGCTTGAAGAAATATTAAATCGACTAATCGACTAA
- a CDS encoding RagB/SusD family nutrient uptake outer membrane protein, with protein MKNTYKTLKTNILKKSIVLLFLSGFSFTGCESFLETDLPNSQLITATVFDNRTTAEAALTDIYSKMRDSGLMTGKTTGISNQLGNYTDELVFYGNSTTSTFAFYNNNLIGSNAQVAEIWNSSFKQIYAANALLEAVQGSGSLTIADKAQLKGEALFIRALIHFYLSNIFGDIPYCDTSDYLKNSRISRLSPEIISEKITNDLLAALELLPYSDISKERVRPNKFAAHALLSRIYLYDKKWTQAAEHADAVIKNSSVYYLTPNSETVFLKQSSATIWQFMPSVNGKNTDEGTTFYFSKVPPPQSALNPELVNEFTAGDLRKKHWILSLSGGGVTYYRANKYKQFSNTSSSLEYSIVFRLAEQYLIRAEANANLGHLDSALEDLNRIRLNAGLQVSSAVSKEEILSAILHERKLELFTEFGHRFFDLKRSGSISQVLAEKKIGWSKNDVIWPIPETELLLNPNLLPQNEGY; from the coding sequence ATGAAAAATACATATAAAACTTTAAAAACGAATATTCTAAAAAAAAGTATTGTTTTACTTTTTTTAAGCGGCTTTAGTTTTACTGGCTGCGAGAGCTTTTTAGAAACAGATCTTCCCAATTCCCAGCTGATAACAGCTACTGTTTTTGATAATAGAACCACTGCCGAAGCGGCCTTGACAGACATTTATAGTAAAATGAGGGATAGTGGCCTTATGACCGGAAAAACAACAGGTATTTCCAATCAGTTGGGAAACTACACTGATGAACTTGTCTTCTACGGAAATAGTACGACCTCAACTTTTGCATTTTATAATAATAATCTAATAGGCTCCAATGCGCAGGTTGCCGAAATATGGAACAGTTCATTCAAACAGATATATGCTGCTAATGCACTTTTGGAAGCAGTTCAGGGATCAGGAAGCCTGACTATTGCAGATAAAGCGCAGCTGAAAGGGGAAGCCCTATTTATAAGGGCACTTATTCATTTTTATTTAAGCAATATTTTTGGAGACATTCCATACTGTGATACCTCTGATTATTTAAAAAACAGCAGAATTTCCAGATTATCTCCGGAGATAATCAGCGAAAAAATTACAAATGATTTATTAGCAGCACTAGAATTGCTTCCATACAGCGATATCAGTAAAGAACGGGTGCGTCCAAATAAATTTGCAGCACATGCTCTGCTGTCCAGAATATATCTTTATGATAAAAAATGGACTCAAGCTGCAGAACATGCAGATGCAGTAATTAAAAACAGCAGTGTATATTATCTCACTCCAAATTCTGAAACAGTGTTTCTAAAGCAGAGCAGTGCCACAATCTGGCAGTTTATGCCTTCGGTAAATGGAAAAAATACAGATGAAGGAACTACTTTTTATTTTTCAAAAGTGCCTCCTCCGCAGTCCGCTCTGAATCCTGAACTGGTAAATGAATTTACCGCTGGTGATCTTAGAAAAAAACACTGGATATTGTCTCTGAGCGGTGGCGGTGTAACTTACTACCGTGCCAATAAATATAAGCAGTTCAGCAACACATCATCAAGTTTGGAATATAGCATTGTTTTCAGATTGGCTGAACAGTATTTGATCCGCGCAGAAGCAAATGCTAATTTAGGGCACTTAGATTCTGCTTTGGAAGATCTTAACCGAATACGTTTAAATGCAGGGCTGCAGGTTTCCAGTGCAGTATCAAAAGAAGAAATATTATCGGCGATACTTCATGAAAGAAAGTTAGAGCTCTTTACGGAATTTGGTCATCGTTTCTTTGATTTAAAACGCAGTGGATCTATCAGCCAGGTGCTGGCAGAAAAAAAAATTGGATGGAGCAAAAATGATGTAATCTGGCCCATTCCTGAAACAGAGCTGCTATTAAATCCGAATCTGCTCCCGCAGAATGAAGGATACTAA
- a CDS encoding S9 family peptidase, with product MNFLIKKTAERPRGFNLLIFPFYFVLITCPLMGQVKQTLSPLADYILWGSLNLDKISGDGRWVSFDMAYSQTDTLFLQDTKHSKLYAFPKSADSSLNSMFFACRDTSSTLLVVRLKDMQKRNFPNTMQYVLSRSLQNLVLLREHNNIKQLDIINKAGKVIKTVKNVESFTSDNLNTKIICRLKINNINHVVLLNIDAEKLEQSNILMTGNDVSDIIWDKQGLSFCFLENFERGCKKDCRQKINYYSSKTQDLSTFDLSERLKDGKDYKIQLSTYKLKISDDAERVFFCVSKIDRAEGKEKNAETEIWNGNDYWLYPRRKSFEKAFASSFFLVWHPLKNVWQKVTSDTIPICYLNGNQKQAIGFNPINETAEFNSEADRDLYSIALDQSHITKITENISGDINNSIVSPDGKYLAYFKESNWQLYNFQTQISINITGKISAKFYSEDSQKKMAPYGIAGWSDNDSEIFIYDQFDIWKITIDSSKAERLTKGREQKICFRSAIGLPKMSYIPNYFGQTGFKIDGNNLVLRAESGNHNESGFFLLNGNKISKIVFEEGKISDIIRLGTTNKYLYLKQKYNHPPALINVDAEQKRQTVLYQSNRHYKNYGHGKSELITYKNSKGKELKAALFYPADYSSKKNYPMIVYIYQNKSHQLHEYNNPNLLDPLGFCNSNYTSQGYFVLYPDISYEEGKPGDSATDCVASAVEEIVSKNLVDPKRIGIIGHSFGAYEVNIIIAKSGLFAAAVSGAGISDLTSFYFSVGAFKKAEIWRLENDQWRMGKSLYESMDNYNANSPVFSAQNINTPLLIWTGKDDKVVSWNQSIEMYLALKRLHKKTIMLVYPNEQHFLLMKEKQADLNIKIQNWFDYFLKDKNTAEWISSGI from the coding sequence ATGAATTTTTTAATAAAAAAAACAGCAGAAAGACCAAGGGGCTTTAATCTCTTAATTTTTCCTTTTTATTTTGTTTTGATAACCTGTCCCTTAATGGGGCAGGTAAAACAAACTTTATCACCTCTTGCAGATTATATACTTTGGGGGAGCCTGAATTTAGATAAAATATCTGGAGACGGACGATGGGTATCCTTTGATATGGCATACAGCCAGACTGATACATTATTTTTACAAGACACCAAACACTCCAAATTATATGCATTTCCAAAATCTGCAGACAGCAGTTTAAATTCTATGTTTTTTGCGTGCAGAGATACAAGTAGCACACTGCTTGTTGTAAGGTTAAAAGACATGCAGAAAAGAAACTTTCCTAACACAATGCAGTATGTGTTGTCTAGAAGTCTGCAAAACCTGGTGCTTTTACGAGAACATAATAATATAAAGCAGTTAGATATTATTAATAAAGCGGGCAAAGTTATTAAAACCGTCAAGAACGTTGAATCATTTACCAGCGATAATCTTAATACTAAGATTATCTGCAGATTAAAAATTAACAATATAAATCATGTAGTGCTTTTAAATATTGATGCGGAGAAACTAGAGCAAAGCAATATTCTGATGACAGGTAATGACGTTTCAGACATTATCTGGGATAAACAAGGGCTGAGTTTCTGTTTTTTAGAAAATTTTGAAAGAGGATGTAAAAAGGACTGCAGACAGAAAATTAATTATTATAGCAGCAAAACACAAGACTTAAGCACTTTTGATTTATCTGAACGTTTAAAGGATGGTAAAGATTATAAAATTCAGCTGTCGACTTACAAACTTAAAATTTCAGATGATGCAGAACGTGTCTTTTTCTGCGTGTCAAAGATTGATCGAGCTGAGGGTAAAGAAAAAAATGCTGAAACCGAAATTTGGAACGGTAATGATTACTGGCTCTATCCACGACGAAAAAGTTTCGAAAAGGCATTTGCATCATCATTTTTTCTGGTATGGCATCCACTAAAAAATGTATGGCAGAAGGTTACTTCTGATACAATACCGATCTGTTATTTAAATGGAAATCAAAAGCAGGCAATAGGATTTAATCCCATAAATGAGACTGCAGAGTTTAATTCAGAAGCCGACCGTGATCTTTACAGTATTGCCCTTGATCAAAGTCATATAACAAAAATCACTGAAAACATTTCGGGAGACATAAATAATTCAATTGTTTCTCCTGATGGAAAGTATCTTGCTTATTTTAAAGAAAGCAACTGGCAGCTGTATAATTTCCAGACTCAGATATCAATAAACATAACTGGTAAGATCAGCGCTAAATTTTACAGTGAAGACAGTCAAAAAAAGATGGCTCCGTACGGCATAGCAGGATGGTCTGATAATGATTCGGAAATATTTATATACGATCAATTTGATATCTGGAAAATAACCATTGATAGTTCTAAAGCGGAACGTCTCACTAAGGGACGTGAACAAAAAATTTGTTTCCGCAGTGCGATAGGTCTTCCGAAAATGTCTTATATCCCAAATTATTTCGGACAGACAGGTTTTAAAATTGACGGCAATAATTTGGTTTTAAGAGCTGAAAGCGGCAATCATAATGAATCAGGATTCTTTTTGCTTAACGGTAATAAGATTTCAAAAATAGTATTTGAGGAAGGTAAAATTTCAGATATAATTCGTCTTGGAACTACTAATAAATATTTGTATTTAAAACAAAAATACAATCATCCTCCTGCACTTATTAATGTGGATGCTGAGCAAAAAAGACAAACTGTACTCTATCAAAGCAACAGGCATTATAAAAATTATGGTCATGGAAAATCTGAGCTTATTACTTATAAAAACTCAAAAGGCAAGGAGCTAAAGGCAGCACTTTTTTATCCAGCCGATTACAGCAGTAAAAAGAATTATCCAATGATAGTGTATATTTATCAGAATAAGTCACATCAGCTGCACGAATATAATAATCCAAACTTGTTAGATCCCTTAGGATTCTGTAATAGCAACTATACTTCACAAGGCTATTTCGTCCTATATCCTGATATAAGTTACGAGGAGGGAAAACCGGGGGATTCTGCAACGGACTGTGTTGCTTCTGCTGTTGAGGAAATTGTTTCCAAAAACCTTGTTGACCCCAAAAGGATCGGTATCATTGGACATTCTTTCGGGGCATATGAAGTCAATATAATTATAGCAAAGAGCGGTCTTTTTGCCGCAGCTGTATCGGGAGCAGGAATTTCAGACTTAACCAGTTTTTACTTTTCAGTTGGTGCGTTTAAAAAAGCAGAAATCTGGCGGCTTGAAAATGATCAATGGAGGATGGGGAAATCACTTTATGAAAGTATGGATAACTATAACGCTAATTCACCAGTGTTTTCTGCCCAAAATATTAATACTCCGCTTCTTATATGGACGGGAAAAGACGACAAGGTAGTTAGCTGGAATCAAAGCATTGAAATGTATCTCGCTTTAAAAAGACTTCATAAAAAAACAATAATGCTTGTATATCCAAATGAGCAGCATTTTTTACTGATGAAGGAAAAGCAGGCTGATTTAAATATTAAAATTCAAAATTGGTTTGATTATTTTCTGAAGGATAAAAATACTGCTGAATGGATAAGCAGTGGAATTTAA